The proteins below come from a single Nocardiopsis gilva YIM 90087 genomic window:
- a CDS encoding NAD(P)/FAD-dependent oxidoreductase, whose product MTHRILVLGAGYAGLTTTARLARRLHPHDARVTLVNANPHFVERVRLHQLATGQRLADLPLRKLLDGTGVQLIVGRVASVDPERRHVRVTGESRDELSLEYDTLVYALGSMADLDVVPGVAEHAFSVSDTEGAAALHHRAADLGAAGGVLGVVGAGLTGIEAATELAETYPRLRVRLLSTDAPGDGLSLAAQRHLRRVFRRLDIDVRADSPVTEVQQDRLMTTRGDAVPLDATVWTTGFRVPALARESGLAVDHDGRILVDQTMRSHSHPNVYAVGDAALARGPGRLASQQLRMACGTGVPMGWQAADAIAARITGRDPHPFRFRYAAQNISLGRRDGLIQFVRPDDSPHRAILTGRTAARWKEAVVRGSVRVMRYPGLYLAPPRRRELPDHAQGREQEAGPVLRRP is encoded by the coding sequence GTGACGCACCGCATCCTCGTACTGGGCGCCGGTTACGCGGGTCTCACGACCACTGCCCGGCTAGCCCGCCGACTCCACCCGCATGACGCACGCGTGACCCTGGTCAACGCGAATCCCCATTTCGTGGAACGCGTGCGGCTCCACCAGCTCGCCACCGGTCAGCGGCTTGCCGACCTCCCCCTGCGAAAACTGCTGGACGGAACCGGTGTTCAGCTCATCGTCGGACGGGTGGCCTCCGTCGACCCGGAGCGGCGGCACGTGCGCGTGACCGGCGAATCCCGAGACGAGCTGAGCCTCGAATACGACACGCTCGTGTACGCGCTCGGCAGCATGGCCGATCTCGACGTCGTTCCGGGCGTCGCAGAACACGCGTTCAGCGTCTCCGACACCGAGGGCGCTGCCGCACTTCATCACCGGGCAGCGGACCTCGGCGCCGCCGGAGGCGTCCTCGGGGTGGTGGGCGCCGGATTGACCGGCATCGAGGCCGCGACCGAACTGGCCGAGACCTATCCACGTCTCCGCGTACGGCTGCTGTCCACCGACGCGCCGGGAGACGGCCTGTCCCTCGCCGCTCAGCGGCATCTCCGCCGCGTGTTCCGGCGGTTGGACATCGATGTTCGGGCGGACTCCCCCGTCACGGAGGTCCAACAGGACCGCCTGATGACGACGCGGGGCGACGCGGTGCCGCTCGACGCCACCGTCTGGACCACGGGTTTCCGGGTCCCCGCCCTTGCCCGCGAGTCCGGACTCGCCGTCGATCACGATGGACGCATCCTCGTGGACCAGACGATGCGTTCGCACTCCCACCCGAATGTGTACGCAGTCGGCGACGCGGCCCTGGCCCGCGGTCCAGGTCGACTCGCGTCCCAGCAGCTCCGCATGGCCTGTGGGACCGGTGTTCCGATGGGGTGGCAGGCCGCCGATGCGATCGCCGCCCGCATCACAGGGCGTGATCCGCATCCGTTCCGTTTCCGGTACGCCGCGCAGAACATCAGCCTCGGCCGCCGGGACGGTCTCATCCAGTTCGTGCGTCCTGACGACTCCCCCCACCGCGCCATCCTGACCGGCCGAACCGCCGCCCGTTGGAAGGAGGCCGTCGTGCGCGGTTCCGTGCGGGTGATGCGTTACCCCGGGCTCTACCTGGCGCCGCCTCGTCGACGGGAGCTGCCTGATCACGCGCAGGGGCGGGAGCAGGAGGCGGGACCCGTTCTACGACGCCCCTGA